A single genomic interval of Lathyrus oleraceus cultivar Zhongwan6 chromosome 7, CAAS_Psat_ZW6_1.0, whole genome shotgun sequence harbors:
- the LOC127102132 gene encoding lisH domain-containing protein C1711.05: MANKSKEEPNTAPKPDTWYNLTLGPSFKDDSANKYCTLRYEFKPASVDKTKPGLLRKSKENRVSVEFQNNQVGKPKVTFEGNSEEYKENDAVLFFDGRTLRLERLDRAVKQLRHLRMPGESSAVASGMVTAPSGPPLDPRSSPIGKPVKPASFGTARGSNQAVAVEVERIDTGEPENSGIKSGSKRSYDQLNEPPHVSTTSPAAIDEAEEHRDIDIDDLFGSGTPEDDNNVEEKDNVGFDMNVPITDDEIADVDDSGDEVDKGPNAAEALRAQVNAEGKGEETSTSSSSSDSGSSSDSGSGSSSSSDSGGSDDDSVTSI; the protein is encoded by the exons ATGGCTAACAAATCTAAAGAAGAACCTAACACTGCTCCTAAACCTGATACATGGTACAATCTCACACTAGGACCTTCTTTCAAAGATGATTCCGCTAACAAATACTGCACTCTCCGAT ATGAATTTAAGCCAGCTTCAGTTGATAAGACTAAACCAGGATTGCTACGCAAGAGCAAAGAGAATAGAGTTTCTGTGGAGTTTCAGAACAACCAAGTAGGAAAACCCAAGGTCACATTTGAGGGAAATAGCGAGGAATACAAGGAAAACGATGCTGTCTTGTTCTTTGATGGTCGTACACTTCGATTGGAGCGGCTTGATAGGGCTGTAAAGCAACTGCGGCATCTTCGAATGCCCGGGGAGTCTTCAGCTGTTGCGTCTGGAATGGTTACTGCTCCATCTGGACCACCTTTGGATCCTCGGTCATCCCCCATTGGGAAGCCCGTAAAACCAGCATCTTTTGGCACTGCCCGGGGCTCAAATCAAGCTGTTGCA GTTGAAGTGGAACGTATTGATACAGGTGAACCTGAAAATTCTG GCATCAAATCTGGTTCTAAGAGGTCATATGATCAATTAAATGAACCACCACATGTTTCTACTACCTCACCAGCTGCCATAGATGAAGCTGAGGAACATAGAGATATAGACATTGATGACCTTTTTGGAAGTGGAACACCTGAGGATGACAATAATGTTGAAGAAAAGGATAATGTTGGATTTGACATGAATGTTCCTATCACTGATGATGAGATAGCTGATGTGGATGATAGTGGTGATGAGGTGGACAAAGGACCCAATGCCGCCGAAGCTCTCAGAGCCCAAGTGAATGCAGAGGGGAAGGGTGAAGAAACATCTACTTCTAGCAGTAGCAGTGACAGTGGAAGCAGCAGTGATAGTGGTAGTGGAAGCAGTAGCAGCAGTGATAGTGGAGGCAGCGATGACGACTCAGTTACTTCAATATAA